The Streptomyces sp. NBC_00775 genome includes the window GCCGTCCCACTGCGGCAACGCCGCAGCGACAAACGCCCGGTCTGGGAAGAGCAACCGACGGCCGCCACGACCACGGGCAAGAGCGCAGCTCTCACCTTGGTCGCCGCGGTCGTACTGGTACCGCTGTGGATCATCGTGGTCACCAGCTTCTCCACCCAGGCCGCCATCAACCGGGCCGGCGGCCTGGTGATCTGGCCCGACGGACTCACCGTCTCCGCCTACCGGGAGATGCTCGCCGACCCGACAGTGCGCACCGCCGTACTGGTCAGCCTGGGCATCACTCTCGTGGGTACAGCCGTCTCCATGGCGGTCTCCGTGCTGTGCGCCTACGGACTGTCCCGCGCCCGCTCCTACGGACACCGGCCGATCCTGACACTGCTGGTCGTCACCATGTTCGTCAGCGGCGGCCTGATCCCCACCTTCCTGGTGGTCACCGGTCTGGGCGGCTACGGCCGGTACTGGGCCCTGATCCTGCCCAGCGCGGTGTCGGTCTTCAACATCCTTGTGCTGCGTTCCTTCTACGCCGGCACGTCGGCGGAACTCATCGACGCCGCCCGGATGGACGGAGCCGGCGACTGGCGGACCCTGTGGTCGGTGGTCCTGCCGACCTCCCGCGCCGTCACCGCGGTCATCACGCTCTTCTATGCCGTCGGCTACTGGAACGCCTTCTTCAACGTCATGCTCTATATGCCGACGGAGAGCCAGAAGTGGCCTTTGCAGTACGTGCTGCTGACCTATGTGAACCGCGGCAACGGCCTGCCCGGCTCCGTCAACAGCGGCTTCGGCAACGCCCACGCCGAGACCGCTCCGCTGTCGTTGCAGATGGCCGTCGTCGTTCTCACCCTCGTCCCCCTGCTCGTCGTCTACCCGTTCATGCAGAAGCACTTCAGGACCGGTGTGCTCACCGGAGCGATCAAGGGCTGACGGTGAAAGTGCGACTACCGGCTGAGGAACGGGGTAGTCCGCGGCGGGAGCGGTACGGTCCCCGACCGCGGCAGCACGATGCCGATCACGATCGCCGCCAGCACCTGGACGTACAACTGCCGGTACCACGGCTTCGCCGTGATACGCGCGGCTTGCTCGGCTCGTCCGTTGTCCGGGATACGTGTCTTTGCAGCCTCCCTGATCTCGCGATACCAAGCCCGATCGGTCCGCGCAGACTTTCGCCACAGTGAACCGGGGCACGAGTCAGGGGGTCTAAAACAGATAATCGATGCCCTGTATAGGCCGCCTATCAGTACCAGCACCAACCCCCGGCGCCGCTGCGCGAGTGGAGGGGCCTGCGGTTGACCGAATGCCGAGATGCCTCTCCTCGTACCGGCCTTCCCCCAGAACCGCACGGATGTCGCCGATGGTCAGGTCGCCAGAGGGATTGAGACCGCGCGAGACGACCCTCCCCCTTGGCGGTGGTGTCAGCGGTCATCGGTCCGATCCCCTCATGCGGTAGACGGCTGGGGCACCCCGTCCCCCTGGGGAGAAAGCACGGGGCGCGCGGGTTGGTGCGGTCGGTGAGGTTGTGTTCAGCCGAGCGGGTCGGTGGTGTCGCGCAGGGTCGCAAGAGCCGGGCCGTACATGCGTCCCCGACATTCCCTGCAGAGGCCTTCAAAGACGACCGCACCAGGGGCATCTTCGGTCTCACGTCTTGTCAGGACCCGCCAATCGCGAGACGCCCGGGCTCCACCGCCGATCGGACCAACCGCCAGCACCCCCAAGAGACCCTCGATGCGCCAGCCCTGAGATGGCAGCTCACGACACCAGGCGCCACCGAAGTCCACCCACCAGCTACAGCCAACGACTGACACACCATCAGGAACGTCGGCAAAAGTCAGCAAGCGGACTGCCACAGCCGCCCACAC containing:
- a CDS encoding carbohydrate ABC transporter permease — protein: MSTAVPLRQRRSDKRPVWEEQPTAATTTGKSAALTLVAAVVLVPLWIIVVTSFSTQAAINRAGGLVIWPDGLTVSAYREMLADPTVRTAVLVSLGITLVGTAVSMAVSVLCAYGLSRARSYGHRPILTLLVVTMFVSGGLIPTFLVVTGLGGYGRYWALILPSAVSVFNILVLRSFYAGTSAELIDAARMDGAGDWRTLWSVVLPTSRAVTAVITLFYAVGYWNAFFNVMLYMPTESQKWPLQYVLLTYVNRGNGLPGSVNSGFGNAHAETAPLSLQMAVVVLTLVPLLVVYPFMQKHFRTGVLTGAIKG